A stretch of the Chloroflexota bacterium genome encodes the following:
- a CDS encoding carbohydrate ABC transporter permease, with amino-acid sequence MATETEVVQMEPGTTPPGKRSSLGDVISRGVLGAILAIWAVIVIFPMVWLLYSSFKTDQEIFFDPWALPQSLQWDNFSRAWTDAHIGEYFINSLIVVLPSIFLILLFSAMAAYVLARFPFPGNRFLFYLFMAGMLFPIFLALIPLFFLVKDLGMLNTYHGLILVYVAFSLPFSIFFLTGFFRSLPSELHEAAVIDGANQYRVFFTIMLPLAQPGLISIGIFNFLGMWNQFLLPVVLMTRDDRFLLTQGLAFMLHQQYYKSDWSGLFAAVTLIMVPTLAIYVIFQGQIQKGITVGALKG; translated from the coding sequence ATGGCCACTGAGACAGAAGTCGTACAGATGGAGCCGGGAACGACACCACCTGGAAAAAGATCGAGCCTGGGCGACGTGATTTCCAGAGGCGTGCTGGGCGCGATTCTGGCCATCTGGGCTGTCATCGTCATCTTTCCCATGGTGTGGCTGCTCTACAGCTCGTTCAAGACAGACCAGGAGATATTTTTCGATCCATGGGCACTGCCTCAATCCCTGCAATGGGACAACTTCTCCCGTGCCTGGACCGATGCCCACATCGGCGAGTACTTTATCAATAGCCTGATCGTGGTATTGCCCTCGATTTTCCTGATCCTGCTCTTCTCCGCCATGGCAGCCTATGTGCTGGCCCGCTTCCCCTTCCCCGGCAACCGCTTCCTCTTCTATCTGTTCATGGCCGGCATGCTCTTCCCCATCTTTCTGGCGTTGATCCCTCTCTTTTTCCTAGTCAAGGACCTGGGCATGCTCAATACCTATCACGGGTTGATCCTGGTGTACGTGGCTTTCTCGCTGCCCTTCAGCATCTTCTTCCTGACCGGATTCTTCAGATCGTTGCCGTCGGAACTGCATGAAGCTGCCGTCATCGACGGCGCCAATCAATACCGGGTCTTCTTCACCATCATGCTGCCCCTGGCGCAGCCCGGCCTGATCAGCATTGGCATCTTCAACTTCCTGGGCATGTGGAACCAGTTCCTCCTGCCGGTGGTGTTGATGACCCGTGATGACCGCTTTTTGCTGACACAGGGTCTTGCTTTCATGCTGCACCAGCAGTATTACAAGAGCGACTGGAGCGGGCTCTTCGCGGCCGTGACC